The following proteins are co-located in the Candidatus Methanogranum gryphiswaldense genome:
- a CDS encoding helix-turn-helix transcriptional regulator, with product MDCAVDATMSLIEGKWKSTVLCKLMIKGDMRFSELLSQMPMVSPKVLTNQLRELERDGLISRTIYAEVPVRVVYSITDRGRSLGPILKELANWALDNIFLNMVTFEKDIDTDVKKTC from the coding sequence ATGGACTGCGCTGTTGACGCTACAATGTCCCTGATCGAAGGGAAATGGAAATCTACGGTCCTTTGCAAACTTATGATCAAAGGCGACATGAGATTTTCAGAACTTTTATCTCAGATGCCGATGGTATCTCCAAAGGTGCTGACCAATCAACTAAGAGAACTTGAAAGGGACGGCCTCATATCTAGGACGATCTACGCTGAAGTACCAGTACGTGTTGTCTATAGTATAACCGATCGTGGCAGAAGCCTTGGACCCATACTAAAAGAATTGGCCAACTGGGCGTTAGATAACATATTCTTGAACATGGTCACATTCGAAAAGGACATAGATACAGATGTCAAAAAGACGTGCTGA
- the sfsA gene encoding DNA/RNA nuclease SfsA, with product MRYGEVCTGVFIERPNRFIAIVDVEGIRTKCHVKNTGRCKELLVNGAKVVLERSKKKNRKTDYDLISVYKGGTLVNIDSQAPNKVVIEKIGTIIGPYDKMVPEYKIGDSRLDVYVESDNTRYLIEVKGVTLEKNGTALFPDARTERGVKHIKELMKAVSEGYDSILIFVIQMKGVDRFEPNYGMHYEFGRMLELAHSCGVRVLVYDCVVKEDEISLSDPVPLILGHSYS from the coding sequence ATGAGATACGGCGAGGTATGCACAGGAGTTTTCATAGAAAGGCCCAACAGATTTATCGCAATTGTGGATGTGGAAGGCATAAGGACGAAGTGTCATGTTAAGAATACCGGTCGTTGCAAAGAACTTTTGGTAAATGGAGCAAAGGTCGTATTGGAAAGATCGAAGAAGAAAAATAGGAAGACCGATTATGACCTCATTTCAGTGTACAAAGGGGGAACCCTTGTGAATATAGATTCTCAGGCGCCCAACAAGGTGGTCATTGAAAAAATTGGCACAATAATAGGTCCGTACGATAAGATGGTTCCAGAATACAAGATAGGCGATTCGAGGCTAGATGTATATGTTGAATCAGACAATACAAGATATTTGATCGAGGTCAAAGGAGTGACCTTGGAGAAAAATGGTACGGCACTTTTTCCTGATGCCAGGACCGAGAGAGGTGTTAAGCATATCAAAGAGTTGATGAAAGCGGTTTCTGAAGGATATGATTCCATATTGATATTCGTAATCCAAATGAAAGGCGTAGATCGGTTTGAACCAAATTATGGGATGCATTATGAATTCGGTAGAATGTTGGAGTTGGCCCATTCCTGTGGCGTAAGGGTACTGGTTTATGATTGCGTCGTCAAAGAGGACGAAATATCATTATCTGATCCAGTACCCTTGATCCTGGGTCATTCGTATTCTTGA
- a CDS encoding zinc-ribbon domain-containing protein has translation MKTICPECGNEIPENSEFCHHCGRSSKSAIKLDDKGNVVQGNNICKTCGCDINPGDLFCQHCGATITKDQMTSTFRPKLNKSGIVGIILALGPGFFNIFGLGHLWFRSYKRAAIYLVISVPLFYLTYYGNLTSYYSTILFLASIFIYFIQAMEALTLAFMPRQQKKIKKE, from the coding sequence ATGAAAACGATCTGTCCTGAATGTGGAAACGAGATTCCAGAAAATTCAGAATTCTGTCATCACTGTGGGCGTTCCAGCAAAAGCGCGATAAAACTAGATGATAAAGGGAATGTCGTTCAAGGAAACAACATCTGTAAAACGTGCGGATGTGATATAAATCCCGGTGATTTGTTCTGTCAACATTGCGGTGCAACGATAACAAAGGATCAAATGACCTCGACGTTCAGACCTAAACTCAACAAGAGCGGAATAGTAGGCATAATTCTGGCATTAGGCCCCGGATTCTTCAACATATTTGGATTGGGGCATCTTTGGTTTAGAAGTTACAAAAGAGCGGCAATATACTTGGTAATATCCGTTCCTCTGTTCTATCTAACCTATTATGGAAATCTCACGTCCTATTATAGTACCATACTTTTCTTAGCAAGTATATTCATCTACTTCATACAGGCAATGGAGGCCCTGACCCTGGCTTTCATGCCACGTCAACAAAAGAAGATCAAAAAGGAGTGA
- a CDS encoding DUF1294 domain-containing protein, whose amino-acid sequence METFSTGFLVLLVVYLVICMIAFALYGIDKRRAIKDQWRISEATLLTVSFFGAIGAVAGMKTFRHKTQKLKFKVVYLFLVLNIVLLAYAFIKI is encoded by the coding sequence ATGGAAACATTCAGCACGGGCTTCCTTGTGCTGCTCGTCGTTTATCTGGTCATATGCATGATAGCTTTTGCTTTGTATGGTATTGATAAGCGTAGGGCCATCAAGGACCAATGGAGGATATCGGAGGCTACATTGCTGACCGTGTCTTTCTTTGGAGCAATTGGTGCTGTAGCAGGAATGAAGACATTTAGACACAAGACACAGAAGCTAAAATTCAAGGTGGTTTATTTGTTCCTTGTCTTGAATATTGTTCTTTTGGCCTACGCGTTCATCAAAATCTAA
- a CDS encoding glycosyltransferase family 2 protein, whose product MKYSRPPPDTVLIFGAVVDTFQELTLLEWIFVLVTMVYTPFGIYQAYLTIRSTFLTDEKYLSTKTRLEKPNNAIVVITTNGMATDVVEKIISAVKGYELPVEIFVVKELRDDFSYSCNEITVPKEFACPNMSRNKMRALQYGNIWLHEHGYDKETYIIHLDDDSIVDRDYIEYVRNYLTAEGAQGCILLRAFGRHMLSSLADIVRIANCEVWCKRRNKINKPQFVHGEGIVVRADIEYEIGWDYGTYGAEDLIMGLKISQKYTFDHIPMGKVFIAPPTTVKDYYKQRRRWFWSVIHNDGVVRRLSPVTFVVYMYMYLVGVLGLISLCLFPILLLTQIYLSPIVIVLCVINIVCFFGYYQYGASFLNSKKVSLILLAVQIPIAFYEGFTVLYSIIRKPDFNTFETIKKV is encoded by the coding sequence ATGAAATACTCAAGACCTCCTCCGGATACTGTGTTGATATTTGGGGCCGTTGTAGATACATTCCAAGAATTGACGTTACTGGAGTGGATATTCGTTCTAGTGACCATGGTCTATACGCCGTTCGGCATATACCAGGCCTATCTTACAATACGCTCCACTTTTCTCACGGACGAGAAATATCTTTCGACCAAGACCAGGCTTGAAAAGCCAAATAATGCGATAGTTGTGATCACTACGAACGGTATGGCAACAGATGTTGTTGAAAAGATCATTTCTGCTGTAAAAGGCTATGAGTTACCAGTTGAGATATTTGTTGTCAAAGAACTGCGTGATGATTTTAGTTACAGTTGCAATGAGATAACTGTACCCAAGGAATTTGCCTGTCCGAATATGTCAAGGAATAAGATGCGTGCATTGCAGTACGGCAATATCTGGTTGCATGAGCACGGTTATGATAAAGAAACCTACATAATCCACTTGGATGACGATAGTATAGTCGACCGTGATTATATCGAGTATGTCCGGAACTATCTCACCGCTGAAGGTGCACAGGGGTGCATCCTTCTAAGGGCTTTTGGTAGACATATGCTGTCATCATTAGCAGACATCGTCAGGATAGCCAATTGTGAGGTTTGGTGCAAACGTCGGAATAAGATCAACAAACCCCAATTCGTCCACGGAGAAGGCATCGTGGTAAGAGCGGATATTGAATATGAGATCGGATGGGATTATGGAACATATGGGGCCGAAGATCTCATTATGGGATTGAAGATCTCACAAAAATATACATTTGATCATATTCCGATGGGTAAGGTCTTCATTGCACCGCCTACGACTGTAAAGGACTACTATAAGCAGAGAAGAAGATGGTTCTGGTCAGTGATCCATAATGATGGTGTTGTAAGAAGATTGAGTCCTGTAACATTCGTTGTTTACATGTATATGTATCTGGTCGGTGTTTTGGGGCTCATAAGTTTATGTCTATTTCCCATACTGTTGTTAACCCAGATATATCTCAGTCCTATAGTCATAGTATTGTGTGTGATCAATATAGTCTGCTTTTTTGGTTATTATCAATATGGTGCGTCATTCCTAAATTCAAAGAAGGTATCCTTGATATTATTGGCAGTGCAAATTCCCATAGCTTTCTACGAGGGATTCACGGTACTGTACTCAATTATCAGGAAGCCAGATTTCAATACATTTGAAACGATCAAGAAAGTTTGA
- a CDS encoding secondary thiamine-phosphate synthase enzyme YjbQ has translation MTGSVEIDVHTTEFGMMDITGDVRDVISKSGFKSGIVVIYSTHTSAGITVNENADPDVRNDIMFGLRESFPDRFEFKHSEGNSCAHIMTSVIGSSATVIVENGEMLLGLWQGIFICEFDGPRARKVLVKMISD, from the coding sequence ATGACTGGCAGCGTAGAGATCGATGTTCACACGACTGAGTTCGGTATGATGGATATCACTGGTGATGTGCGTGATGTGATCTCCAAAAGTGGTTTTAAAAGTGGGATAGTGGTAATATATTCTACTCACACCTCAGCGGGTATAACAGTTAATGAAAATGCAGATCCGGATGTCAGGAACGATATTATGTTTGGACTTCGCGAATCATTTCCTGATAGGTTCGAATTCAAACACAGTGAAGGTAATTCTTGTGCTCATATAATGACGTCCGTGATCGGATCGTCGGCTACAGTGATAGTGGAGAATGGCGAGATGTTGCTTGGCCTTTGGCAAGGTATATTTATATGTGAATTTGACGGACCAAGGGCCAGAAAGGTACTTGTTAAGATGATTTCGGACTGA
- a CDS encoding ATP-binding cassette domain-containing protein has product MADGALELRNVSVVRDGRKILDSITLDIGLGENVAIIGLNGSGKTTLLKLLRGDVLPFYDQEDPSVIKIFGESNWNIFELRNKMGVVSMDLQNQFRSDTKVFEVIMSGYFGSLDIFRNVNVTDTMIKKAYEMATMMGIEDLLERKIECLSLGEMRRTLIARALVTDPILLVLDEPMTGLDIVMNSRFRQMFDILIERGISIMMITHDLTDIPLCVDRVIMLKNGKIFADGKKSKVLNSDTVSEVYGEPIKVECTNGIYRMHLT; this is encoded by the coding sequence ATGGCTGATGGTGCGCTTGAACTGAGGAACGTTTCTGTTGTGCGTGATGGCAGAAAGATCCTCGACTCAATAACCCTGGACATAGGTCTGGGGGAGAATGTCGCAATAATCGGACTTAATGGTTCGGGAAAAACAACCCTCCTAAAACTTCTCAGGGGGGATGTTCTTCCTTTTTATGATCAGGAGGACCCATCTGTAATCAAGATATTCGGGGAATCCAATTGGAATATATTCGAACTCAGAAACAAGATGGGTGTCGTATCGATGGACCTGCAGAATCAGTTCAGATCCGATACTAAAGTGTTCGAAGTAATAATGTCTGGATATTTCGGAAGCCTAGATATCTTCAGAAATGTGAACGTGACCGATACCATGATCAAAAAAGCATACGAAATGGCAACCATGATGGGTATAGAAGATCTATTGGAAAGAAAGATTGAGTGCCTGTCATTGGGAGAGATGAGGCGTACGTTGATAGCCAGAGCACTTGTGACAGATCCTATACTGCTCGTCCTTGATGAACCGATGACTGGACTAGACATTGTAATGAATTCCAGATTCAGACAGATGTTCGATATTCTAATTGAACGTGGCATAAGTATAATGATGATCACACATGACCTTACAGACATACCTCTCTGTGTAGACAGAGTGATAATGTTGAAAAATGGAAAAATATTCGCCGACGGCAAGAAATCAAAAGTATTGAATTCCGATACCGTTAGTGAAGTATACGGCGAACCTATTAAAGTCGAATGCACTAATGGCATATATCGCATGCATTTAACATAA
- a CDS encoding sodium:solute symporter family protein, translating to MSETSVSIPIFLVMMVIFVAVTIFLGYYGYKHTKSNQDYLLGRNKSNAFIIALSYGATFLSASAIIGFGGQAAVHGMSMLWLCFLNMFVGVFVAFALFGKRTRRLGRKLKASTFADLLGKLYKSKGIRAFTAIIIIVMMPIYCAAVLKGGVNSLAVITGLTDYYDLILIGLAVVVGVYVIYGGIIAVMYNDALQAVIMFAGMAVILIVTYVTLGGVTAANSALSDLWSQNVWDYTGTLSGFNGWTSFSDFGSNEWLMVVTTFLLGVGIGVITQPQLAVRYMSAKDDKTLNKSMVIGAIFIFMIVGAAYTCGALSNVYFFNEYGQIAYQHVTLGIDYIIPTFVLEIFADVTFGNVFVSLFLLSLLCASISTISALMHTIGAAGGHDIYNIMKKKDKNIIVDSKSIRINRMFTAIMMVLVVVYCYLMPSDIIAKATSLFMGMTAVALLPTYTHGLYSKRPRKDAAIASIVAGTVSYLIWALFICKSTSIFLPICKLITGNQVLFMNSSLMYVDPVIIALPISILAMVAVLLFKKNVPQNDEPEAEITTADANKTAE from the coding sequence ATGAGTGAAACATCAGTATCAATACCGATTTTCCTGGTAATGATGGTAATATTCGTTGCTGTTACCATATTCCTTGGGTATTATGGATATAAACACACAAAGAGCAATCAAGACTACCTTCTAGGAAGAAACAAAAGCAATGCATTCATCATTGCTCTGTCCTATGGTGCAACATTCTTGAGTGCATCGGCAATAATCGGTTTCGGAGGACAGGCTGCCGTTCACGGAATGTCTATGTTGTGGCTTTGTTTCCTCAACATGTTCGTTGGAGTTTTTGTCGCCTTCGCACTATTCGGAAAACGCACAAGAAGACTTGGCAGAAAACTCAAAGCCTCGACATTTGCAGACCTTTTAGGAAAACTATACAAGTCAAAAGGTATCAGGGCCTTCACCGCGATCATTATCATCGTCATGATGCCCATATATTGTGCGGCTGTTCTCAAGGGAGGAGTCAACTCTCTTGCTGTGATAACAGGCCTTACAGATTACTATGATCTTATCCTGATAGGCCTGGCCGTCGTTGTTGGTGTCTATGTCATTTACGGTGGTATAATCGCAGTGATGTACAATGATGCACTACAGGCAGTGATCATGTTTGCCGGTATGGCGGTAATACTAATTGTCACATATGTTACCCTCGGAGGCGTAACGGCCGCCAATTCAGCGTTATCTGATCTATGGAGTCAGAATGTATGGGATTATACTGGTACACTTAGCGGATTCAACGGATGGACCTCATTCTCCGACTTCGGATCCAATGAATGGCTAATGGTTGTGACAACTTTCCTGCTCGGAGTCGGTATCGGTGTCATAACACAGCCACAACTAGCTGTAAGATACATGTCTGCAAAGGATGATAAAACATTAAACAAATCGATGGTAATAGGTGCCATATTCATATTCATGATCGTAGGAGCCGCATACACATGTGGTGCGCTCAGCAATGTGTATTTCTTCAATGAATACGGTCAGATCGCATATCAACATGTGACACTTGGTATAGATTACATAATACCAACATTCGTCTTAGAAATATTCGCAGATGTCACATTCGGAAATGTGTTCGTTTCTCTATTCTTACTCTCACTTCTATGCGCCTCAATTTCTACCATCAGCGCACTCATGCATACCATAGGTGCAGCGGGAGGTCATGATATATACAACATCATGAAAAAGAAAGACAAGAACATCATTGTCGATTCCAAATCCATAAGGATCAACCGTATGTTCACAGCGATCATGATGGTCCTTGTCGTCGTATATTGTTATCTCATGCCATCGGACATCATCGCCAAGGCAACATCCTTGTTCATGGGTATGACGGCAGTAGCATTGCTCCCGACCTATACTCATGGATTGTACTCAAAGAGACCTAGAAAAGATGCAGCGATCGCAAGCATTGTAGCAGGAACGGTATCATACCTGATATGGGCACTTTTCATATGTAAAAGCACATCCATATTCCTGCCTATCTGTAAATTGATCACCGGTAACCAAGTACTGTTCATGAATTCAAGCTTGATGTACGTTGACCCTGTGATCATCGCACTCCCAATATCGATCCTGGCAATGGTGGCGGTACTTCTTTTCAAAAAGAATGTCCCGCAGAATGACGAACCTGAAGCGGAGATCACAACGGCCGATGCCAATAAAACAGCAGAATGA
- a CDS encoding flavodoxin domain-containing protein codes for MEMQPTIAVIYASSITGNTKKTGKYIADALKADTFDLKKQTVIDLKGYKQIVFGTGIHAGKPYSPLVKFLEKNKADLTGKKVSLYICCMFDDEKGEKQCATVSTTLGIADAAFFCGKGEKDEAGFEKKVDDFIAKQRA; via the coding sequence ATGGAAATGCAACCTACAATTGCAGTAATATATGCTTCCAGTATAACTGGAAATACGAAAAAGACAGGAAAATACATTGCCGATGCTCTTAAGGCCGATACATTTGACCTCAAAAAGCAGACGGTGATCGATCTCAAAGGATACAAACAGATTGTGTTCGGAACCGGCATCCATGCAGGAAAACCTTACAGTCCGTTAGTGAAATTCTTAGAGAAAAATAAAGCTGACCTCACTGGTAAGAAAGTATCTCTTTACATCTGTTGCATGTTCGACGATGAGAAAGGAGAAAAACAGTGTGCGACGGTCTCCACTACACTCGGTATAGCCGATGCTGCATTTTTCTGCGGAAAAGGCGAGAAAGACGAAGCAGGCTTCGAGAAGAAAGTGGACGATTTCATTGCAAAGCAGCGTGCTTGA
- the twy1 gene encoding 4-demethylwyosine synthase TYW1 has translation MDESYRDLLIRQQYRLYKDHAAVKLCHWMKESMLHERHCYKQDFYGIKSHRCLQMTPAINECSHQCTFCWRVEGRDFEVTDWAEPKEMLDALIEQQRLLISGFKGDPRCSKKMFEEAYNPNQVAISLAGEPITYPYLSDFFKECHSRGMTTFLVTNGTYPDEMNALDTLPRQMYVTVAAPNEEIYKKVCRPKIKDGWQRLMKTLESFPSLDTRTVIRHTLVKDLNFGWIEDYAKLDNIAEPDLIEPKGYVFVGGSRERLSITNMPSFEEIKDFSIQLGDLVNMKLIKERPDSRVVLLGSEDIDTDIGKLYS, from the coding sequence ATGGATGAATCTTATCGCGATCTTCTCATACGTCAACAATACAGGCTCTACAAAGACCACGCAGCAGTAAAACTCTGTCATTGGATGAAGGAAAGTATGCTTCATGAAAGACATTGCTATAAACAGGATTTCTATGGCATAAAAAGTCACAGATGTTTACAGATGACACCTGCGATAAATGAGTGCAGTCATCAATGCACATTCTGCTGGAGGGTCGAAGGAAGAGATTTTGAGGTCACTGACTGGGCTGAACCCAAAGAGATGTTAGACGCTCTCATAGAACAACAGAGGCTTTTGATATCGGGATTCAAGGGAGACCCGAGATGCAGCAAAAAGATGTTTGAAGAAGCATACAATCCGAACCAGGTTGCCATATCATTGGCCGGTGAACCGATCACCTACCCATATCTATCTGATTTCTTCAAAGAATGCCACAGTCGTGGAATGACAACGTTCCTTGTCACCAATGGAACATATCCCGATGAGATGAATGCCTTGGATACACTGCCGAGACAGATGTATGTCACCGTAGCTGCACCCAACGAAGAAATTTACAAAAAAGTATGCCGCCCAAAGATCAAAGATGGTTGGCAAAGACTCATGAAAACACTTGAATCGTTCCCATCACTCGATACAAGGACCGTCATAAGGCATACGTTGGTCAAAGACCTGAACTTCGGATGGATAGAGGATTATGCTAAACTCGATAATATTGCCGAACCAGATCTCATAGAACCTAAAGGCTATGTGTTTGTCGGAGGATCGAGAGAAAGACTTTCAATCACGAATATGCCATCATTTGAAGAGATCAAAGACTTTTCAATACAGCTAGGAGATCTAGTGAACATGAAATTAATAAAAGAGAGACCCGACAGCAGGGTCGTACTTCTAGGTTCAGAAGATATCGACACTGATATCGGAAAATTATATTCATGA
- a CDS encoding flavodoxin family protein, translating to MSIVAVISSPRKGGNCDTVVNAIADSAKENGKDVKIFYLNPMTNRKGCQGCNGCKKAGRCVVKDDLTPVLDAIRDSEGVILSSPVYFGEACGQYRLLEDRFYSFLNGDFSLNIGTGKKVAIVTSCGSAGAQELADKFEGVMVNYFKFSSVGKIAITGGNPLDAAKNNKDIMSKAKEIGKKI from the coding sequence TTGTCAATTGTGGCAGTAATATCTAGTCCTAGAAAAGGCGGAAATTGTGATACTGTGGTTAACGCCATAGCAGATTCAGCAAAGGAAAATGGTAAGGATGTCAAAATCTTTTATTTGAATCCCATGACAAATAGGAAAGGGTGTCAGGGATGCAATGGATGTAAAAAAGCTGGTAGATGTGTGGTAAAGGATGACCTCACTCCAGTTTTAGATGCGATCAGGGATTCAGAGGGTGTTATATTATCATCACCGGTCTATTTTGGCGAGGCGTGCGGACAGTACAGATTACTGGAGGATCGGTTCTATTCGTTCCTCAATGGGGATTTCAGTCTGAATATCGGTACAGGAAAAAAGGTCGCCATAGTTACTTCTTGTGGATCGGCTGGAGCTCAGGAATTGGCAGATAAGTTTGAAGGTGTGATGGTAAATTACTTTAAATTTAGTTCAGTTGGAAAGATCGCCATCACGGGTGGAAATCCTCTTGACGCGGCCAAGAACAACAAGGATATAATGTCCAAGGCAAAAGAGATAGGTAAAAAGATTTGA
- a CDS encoding replication factor C large subunit translates to MSEDWTEKYRPKTLKDVVGNPSATNEMLSWAKSWDMGIPEKKALILIGTPGVGKTTSAEALAIDMGWGIVEMNASDQRTGDIIRDIAVRGANSNTFDNSGNYLDVKNGGRKLIVLDEADNLFGSVDKGALPAINELIKTTKQPVILIVNDFYALSKKSSAIKTDTIQITFRKPTSRAIVAALAAIAKKENITIDTGVLDRITSNSNGDMRAAIRDLESLGLGTQNISYGSADQISERNIKKDMYAVVDAIFRKNDPGSARAMLSKADSDPETAILWVDENLPYEYREPGDLVRGYEKLCRADVYLGRVHRRQYYRFWAYASDMMTMGVATARMNSLVSHERIRFPMYLSKMSHSKNTRALKYSICYKLAVLNHTSTKRVEFDILPNVKQLCRNSEEYCVMLVKDATLEPEELGYLIDKKIDSEQVKKAFLKTLPPKETTQIIKKPEPIVDIPPVIEQIQTTMVQDVQSKPETKKTQRNLFEF, encoded by the coding sequence ATGTCTGAGGATTGGACCGAGAAGTATAGGCCGAAGACCCTAAAAGACGTCGTCGGTAATCCATCTGCTACCAACGAGATGCTATCTTGGGCAAAATCATGGGATATGGGAATACCGGAAAAGAAAGCCCTCATACTGATCGGGACACCTGGTGTTGGAAAGACCACCTCCGCTGAAGCACTTGCCATTGATATGGGTTGGGGGATAGTTGAGATGAATGCGTCCGATCAACGGACAGGGGACATCATCAGGGACATTGCTGTAAGGGGCGCAAATTCGAATACATTTGATAACAGTGGAAACTATCTGGATGTCAAAAATGGTGGCAGAAAACTCATTGTTCTCGATGAGGCGGACAACCTATTCGGTTCCGTGGATAAGGGTGCTCTTCCGGCGATTAACGAGCTTATCAAGACCACCAAACAACCGGTGATATTGATCGTCAATGACTTCTATGCCCTTTCAAAAAAAAGTTCTGCAATAAAAACAGACACTATACAAATAACATTTAGAAAGCCGACCTCTCGTGCCATAGTTGCTGCCCTTGCTGCCATTGCAAAAAAGGAGAACATTACCATCGATACAGGTGTTCTTGATAGGATCACATCAAATTCAAACGGTGATATGCGTGCGGCCATAAGGGACCTGGAATCCTTGGGATTGGGAACACAGAACATATCATATGGATCGGCAGATCAAATATCTGAAAGAAATATAAAAAAAGATATGTATGCTGTCGTAGACGCGATTTTCAGAAAGAACGACCCTGGATCGGCTAGAGCAATGCTTTCAAAAGCAGATTCCGACCCAGAGACCGCCATACTCTGGGTGGACGAAAACCTTCCATATGAATATCGTGAGCCTGGGGACCTGGTCAGAGGATATGAAAAACTATGCCGTGCAGATGTTTATCTAGGAAGGGTGCACAGACGTCAATACTATAGATTCTGGGCTTATGCCAGCGATATGATGACGATGGGTGTTGCAACAGCGAGGATGAACAGTCTGGTCTCACATGAAAGAATTCGTTTTCCCATGTATCTATCTAAAATGTCTCATTCCAAGAACACACGTGCTCTCAAATATTCCATTTGTTACAAATTGGCTGTCCTTAACCATACATCCACAAAAAGAGTAGAATTTGACATACTTCCCAACGTAAAACAACTATGCAGGAATTCGGAAGAATACTGTGTAATGTTAGTCAAAGATGCTACACTTGAACCAGAAGAACTCGGATATCTGATCGATAAAAAGATCGATTCAGAACAAGTGAAAAAAGCCTTTTTAAAGACACTTCCTCCAAAAGAAACAACACAAATAATAAAAAAACCAGAACCTATCGTTGATATACCCCCTGTAATAGAACAGATACAAACAACGATGGTACAGGATGTACAATCCAAACCTGAAACCAAAAAAACACAACGCAACTTATTTGAATTTTAA